A segment of the Marinobacter arenosus genome:
CCCAGCACCGCGTGGTCCTGTTCCGCGGCGTTCAGACCATCCCGTTTGATTCCGCCAAAATCCCCAACGAACGGACCAACGCGCAGGCGGTATCAGAACTGGTGAATCGCGGCGTCGTCAATGAGCATGACCTGGTCGTGATCACCAAAGGCGACTATGTGAATGCCCAGGGCGGCACCAATACCATGAAGATTGTCCGGGTCGGCTCGGACATCCGCTGATACGCCACGCACCATTCGGCGTTCCGATGACTCTGTGGTGATCGGAACGCCGGATTTCCTGATGACGACTAAACCCGAGTTCTCAGCCTCCGTCTCAAAGATCGGCCAGGCTGCCGCGGGCTATCTCGGTGATCTGCCCCCAGTCCCTGGCTGCTACCACGTCGCTCGGGGTCAGCCAGGATCCACCGACCGCCTGAACATTCTTCAGCGCCAGGTAATTGCGAGCGGTCTCGCGACGGATGCCGCCGGTCGGGCAAAAGGTGACGTCGCCGAAGGGCCCGCTGAACGCTTTGAGCGCGGGCACACCACCGGCCACTTCCGCCGGAAAGAATTTGAACTCCCGGTATCCGAGGGCGTAGCCCATCATCAACTCGGAGACGCTTGCGATACCGGGCAACAGCGGTACCTCGGAGGTCAGGCCAAATTCGAGAATGGCTTCGGTCACCCCCGGTGTGATGACAAACTGGGCACCAGCCGCCTCCACTTGTCGGTACTGGGCAATGCTGGTAACGGTCCCTGCCCCCACCCAGGCCTCGGGAATGGCTTCACGAACCGCTTTGATGGCGTCGACGCCATGTTCGGTACGCAGGGTGATCTCAAGCACATTGATGCCACCATCCACCAGCGCCCGGCACAGTGGCACGGCGTCCTCAAGGTGATTGATTGCAATCACCGGGACCAGCGGCGATGCGTCCAGCACGGCTCGGACGCGCTCACGATGAAATTCAGAAAGCTGGGTCATGATTTTCTCCATGGAATCAGTTAGAGCCGGATTCAGGGACTCCAGAACACATTCAGGCCGGGCTTGAGAAAGCCACGAACCGGCATCGACATCACATCTTCCGGTGCTGTCATTGCACGCCTGAGGGTCTCAAGCTTGTCGGCACCCTTGAGGTGGAGGGCGGTAAAACGGGCATCCCTCAACGTCGGCCAGGTCAGGGTGATACGCTGTTGAGGCTGGGACGGTGGCGTAGCCGCAGCAACCAGGTCCGGGCAGTCGGGACTCATGGCCCGCGGCAATTCCGGTGCGTCCGGAAACAGGGAAGCCGTGTGACCATCGTTCCCCATCCCCAGAATCAAAACATCGAGCGGCAGCGCCAGCCCGGACAATTCCGCCTTGACTGCTTCCAGACCCTCCAGCGGGGTCGCGCCCGGCTGCTTCAGTGAGAGAAAGTTGGCGCCGGCAGCGCGATCCTGCAGCAGGTTCTCCCGTACCAGACGGGTATTACTGGCAGGGTCATCCTCCGGCACCCAGCGCTCATCCGCGAGCAGGAGATCCACCCGGTGCCAGTCAAGATCTTTCGTCGACAGCGCCCGGAAAAATGGCAGGGGTGTTGAACCTCCCGACACCACCAGGCTGACCCTCTGCGCGTCAGCAAGCCGCTCCTTGAGGAAGGCGGCCACGGCGTCCGCGAGATCCAGCGCCACCTGTTCCGGGTCGGAGCCGAATCGCATGTGAACGCCCTCGGGCAAGTCAATCTCAGGCGTCTTCATACCAACTCCTCCCATCACGGGTGATCATGGCAATGGACGCCACAGGCCCCCAGGTGCCTGCCGCATAACGCTTGGGCGGCTCGCCGCTGTCGCGCCAGTTGCGGATCACCTCGTCCACCCAACGCCAGGCGTGCTCGACTTCGTCCCGGCGCACAAACAGGTACTGATTCCCCTTCATGACCTCCCACAACAATCGCTCGTAGGCATCAGGGATACGATCGGTATCAAAGGTCTCGGAAAAGGTCAGTTCCAGCGGCCCCTGACGCAGACGCATGCCTTTGTCCAGACCCTGATCCTTCGTCAGAATCTTCAGTGACATGCCTTCGTCGGGCTGCAGGCGAATGATCAGTTTGTTATTGGCCAGGTGCTTCTGGTCCGGATCGAAGATGTAATGGGGCGCGGGCTTGAAGTGAATGATGATCTGGGAGAGCTTCTCAGGCAGACGCTTTCCGGTCCGGATGTAGAAGGGCACCCCGGACCAGCGCCAGTTCTCGATCTCCGCCTTCAGGGCCACAAACGTCTCGGTATCGCTGCCCTTGTTGGCCCCCTCCTCTTCCAGGTACCCCGGCACCGGTTTGCCATTACTGGTGCCGGCGGTGTACTGACCGCGCACCACATGACTCTCCATCATGTCCGGCGTCACCCGCCGCAGGGCCTTCAGGACTTTCACT
Coding sequences within it:
- the pgl gene encoding 6-phosphogluconolactonase produces the protein MKTPEIDLPEGVHMRFGSDPEQVALDLADAVAAFLKERLADAQRVSLVVSGGSTPLPFFRALSTKDLDWHRVDLLLADERWVPEDDPASNTRLVRENLLQDRAAGANFLSLKQPGATPLEGLEAVKAELSGLALPLDVLILGMGNDGHTASLFPDAPELPRAMSPDCPDLVAAATPPSQPQQRITLTWPTLRDARFTALHLKGADKLETLRRAMTAPEDVMSMPVRGFLKPGLNVFWSP
- a CDS encoding bifunctional 4-hydroxy-2-oxoglutarate aldolase/2-dehydro-3-deoxy-phosphogluconate aldolase — encoded protein: MTQLSEFHRERVRAVLDASPLVPVIAINHLEDAVPLCRALVDGGINVLEITLRTEHGVDAIKAVREAIPEAWVGAGTVTSIAQYRQVEAAGAQFVITPGVTEAILEFGLTSEVPLLPGIASVSELMMGYALGYREFKFFPAEVAGGVPALKAFSGPFGDVTFCPTGGIRRETARNYLALKNVQAVGGSWLTPSDVVAARDWGQITEIARGSLADL